aattgtcttggagaaattTTATTGTTACAAGATTTTCTTCAtcgttttatgatgatttcttgaaagaagtcattttggcatgtatcaagtgaaatgtattgaaaccagcaagatgatctgccagtgcagtgagataatttgacaaaaaatatcacaaaataagcttgataggtctggaaacaagataaaatcagtGAAGCAGTGAAAGAAGGGGAAACTGACCTCCTTCCATATCTTGCCAACCGCTCTTTTATAAACTCAATCAGGTCAGCGAAGCTCTATGTAATGCTAACAGATGCCTCCTTGCAACAGTTTCATATAACTTCATTTATCCGACACCGATTCTGCAATAGTTTCTATAATTTCGGCCTGTTTCACAAGGATGCCCGCTCTCTCACTTTAAGCTGCACCAAAAGTTTCAACACCCACAGCGTGTATTATCAGGGCTTGAAATTTTAAATGTGGTTTTCGAAAGCATGGTGACATCATAGGTCATTCTTTACCTGATTTCTTTtaaagaaaattacattttacatgcTCACAGACGCTGTGAGAATATTGTAGATACAAATTTAGAAGAAATTTCGTTTTTGTGAGATTTGTCGAGATCCAATTAACATCTGTCCTGTACTTACCTTAAATGCAATGATTGTTCGAAAGCATACAGTATAATGATTATAATACAGGGAGGCTCAACAGAGCCCTGCAAAGCTTTTtacagaaaggaaagaaaacagactttGTTTTACAGTGCAGAAAGCAGGTAAATGCACATGCACTCAGCGTAATCCGAACAAAATCATGTCATTTATGAAGAGCAGTGTAAGCTGTTCTTCAGCATATAGAAGACTGTCAGAGGAGGGTTTGAACACAATGAACAACTGCCCACCTCCACAAGAATAAACTTAGTCATAGCATTGAGCTGAACCAAATGAGGACTACCATATTAGGATGGAATTCAACCAGATGTCTTCCCGTTAAGTCACCAGATGAGGTTTCATTCGGCAGAAACTGCTTCAATCGCAAGATCAGTTTGAACCAAGTGAAAACCGTTTTAGATACCCACTGTTTTTGCACTGGGCTTTTTTCTcttcgttgttttttttttaaccttataAGCAAATAAAAGTTGTGTTCAGTTCACATGCAAAAAGTGAGATAAAATAAGGTGAGAAAAGGAGATACAATAAATGAAAGATCATTGCCTATAGTAATGTTGGAGTCACCAAAGTCCATTTGGCACAAAGTTCAGACTTAGAAATGCCATACCTTAACCGTGTCTTAAATTCCATATTAATTTTGTCTAGTTCTATTTTGTATGGATGAGTACagcaaaaagtgagagaatttattaaattatacttctcttttatatatatatatatatatatatatatatatatatttatttatatgttgtATATTAAATTGTATTTACATTGAAAAGACATCCAGGACTCCTCTCATTCCGCGATAGAATTTATACAAATGGGCTGAATAGAATGCCCTTCCATTGCCCTCACTGTACAAGACCTAGCTAGCTTGATAAACAAATTGCTAGCAGCGGTGTTGCCACGCAGGCTCGCTATCGCCGCCCTAGTGGACATAGTAAAGCCAGTAGACCAGGTTGAAGAAGGTGAACGTGATGGGAAAGATGACACGAGACCACTTGTCTATGGCATTGACGTCTGTGAGGTCGGGGATCTTGACTTTGAGCTGCGAGGCCCTCCTCCTCAAGCGGCCCTTCTTGTGGCCCATGGGGCGGTCGATGGCCGGCCGGCCGTACAGGTCTCGGCTGGTCATCGGCTTGCGGTACTGTATGCTGGCGCTGTCGTAGGAGAACATGGTGGCCCGGGGGTCGTTGAGAGCGCCCATCATATCCGCTCCGCTCATCTCATTGGTTAGGTTGGTCAGGAGGATGTTGCCGTGAGCGTCGACCTGAGAAGAGACGTGGTCAGATGTCAGCGAAACCCCAACAGACTGCAAACGTCAATACATCACCCGCACATTTCTAAACGCACTCAGCTTCACTGCGTGCTTAGCGTTATGCCAGTGGTTTTCAGTCATGTACCATCATGACCCAAGATGATGCAGGTTCCATTCCAACCAACCACTACAGCAGTGGATTTCACTGACTAACACGCCTTAATTAATCAGTGAAAACtgccagtgtttcccatacatagactCAACTGTAGTCcacaatatcggcacaaaatcaaaacttagtcaatgtatagaaattgatctaaatcaatCTATAATGTGCCTAATGtgcgcatcacatcatgtctccCTTTGTGAaaacgaaagtgaaacttaaaattccacaatttactccaaactcgcatgtgttagtaacaggatttgtaaacatACTTTTTAATCACACTACTcaaagttaacatgagtgcagtgcagagattCATTGCATATTGCCTCTGATCACCAGTTGGATTCCACTGGACACACCGCTCTCACTGTAGGTAAAGACAAGTAATTCATCCTAAACAACCACCGTCAACCTGTGGggaacactgctgctgctgtagtgtttggttggaattaaAACCTGTATACTCATGGGTCACAGTGACAcatgattgagaaccactgtactaTGCTAATCTAAATGTAATTTCCTTTATTTTCTTATTCGTGAAAGGCAGACGTTATAGAGAAAACAATTCCCTTGTTGAGATCACATTGGACATTGGTTGAGGATATCTCCAGCAGACACGAGTCTCCAGTTTATGGTTACATTTAGCCAAGTGATGCATTAACTGTCATGGTTATagatataataataaagatTAATACATTCAACACTTAAATCATGCACAGCTGCAGAAGAATGTATTATTCGtacttcctctttcttctgtttACCAGAATCTGTATTTTCTTCCCACACAAAAGTTGAGTTGGAGATTactgagatatatatatagcagTGTACCATAAAGCCCCTGTCCCACCTGCACTTTGTTGCTTTCCAATCTGCTCTTATTCTCATTGTTGGATTTAGCCGCCTTCTCCGCCACCTTCTTCTGCAAGTGAGGACCTCGACCGAAGAAGATGTAGTTGACGAAGGCGTACTCCAGCAAGGCCAGGAAGACGAAGACGAAGCAGCCCATGAGGTAAATGTCGATGGCCTTGACGTACGGGATCTTGGGTAGGGTCTCCCTCAGGTGGGTGTTGATGGTGGTCATGGTCAGCACCGTGGTTATACctgaaggaagggaagagagagggaagaagtggAAAGACAAGAGGGGAAAGTTAGAAGAAAGTCCTGAGCATTAACAACCGCATAGCAGAGGGAACACCATGTGAACTACTTCTTAGAGGtgcaataagtacgattttcCTGTCCCATAGCATGAATGACCATAATATAACTGCGGGGGATTGTTAGGGTTGTTGaccaataccaatgactcaacgattacttggccaggtgctgagatttctggctttcaaaactcactttccagtaTGTTCCATGTTCAACTGTTCAccgatggaggacggtgctacgaGCGAGTGACCAGCATCACAACACATTCCATTCTCAAGTAAATATATTATgttcttcactagacattttgGTTCGATCTCTGCTAATTAGCTGGCTTACTCGTCTCGATTGTGAAAATTTGACTTTATTATGTGAGACTTGATGTTGCAGTAGCCAGAACAAAATTCTCCATTCAAACCAACAATAGGCATTTCTTTCCACACTCATCACAGCTAATAGCAGTAATTTAGCTTTTACATAAATTTACAGATTTTAGATTGAATCACAGTGTTGTTATATAAGTTACGTAAGTTTATGATATCAGACTTTAGCAATTGCCAATGTCTAACAAACAAATTTTGTGGCATTTTAAGGCGTCATCACATAGCGTGCTTCTGTCTCTAGTGCAGTGATCGGTGAAATtgtctgaccactagagggtgacagaaacagcaacacatttgtaaaactCATAGCAAAGCCACTTCACTACAGAGGCCAGCAAAggacaaacactgcaaacactgGATGCCCCGGGAGGAGCTTCATTCAGGACCataatttgacaacaagctttagaaaagaggtgaaaacagcaacacagctggctgctgtgtggatattggtttatatcattatgtctcaatgaaatctctacatagcacatgttagtttcaggactgaaattgttttagaaatagaaatagtttTTTTTGGAGAATATCAtagtcttttatttattattcttcATATTGTATGTTTATCCAGTGGATAAACCAGAAACAATCTGCACCGGTACCGAACAAAACTAGAGTAGCTGTGGACAACATGAATGTTTATGAGGAGTTTACCTTGGGGATTTACTTCTGGCACCAGCAGGGGGGAGTGATTATGTAGGCTCTCCCCTTCCCTATTGCTATGGTCtcaggtcatagattacttaatgcccctttaatgtaCCATTACTGCTACCACACATAGAGAACAACACAACGAAACACTGATCATTAAGTTAACAGATCTAGGGTCCAGTAGCAATAGTTCTTGAAGTAGTAGAATAAAACgtgcatttttcctttaaaacaaaTTTAACGTGTTAATGTGTTATACAAGCTATAGATAGAAGCAACTGTAGTGCACTCTTGCTCACCTCTGCTTCACACACAGATGTGACCCGTGTAATGGAAGACTAATGGATATTATAAACACTGGAATGGACGGGCCATTGACTTGATATGCCTCTCTCGCCTCAATAATTCAGCTCCTTCCAGAGGGCTAGCTCATAGCTAATGCACTCTATTGCCTTTGCTGCGGAATGGAGACTAATGATCACTCTCCGACTTCAGCGCTGTGCCACATCTGTGCTTCATCTAAGGTTTTGTGACCGCAGGATGGCCACGTGGTTAGAGCAGGGCTGCGTAAAGTGGGGTACACAGACCAAATATGGCCCTCCAAAGGTGCCCAGATGGTGAAAATATAGGTTACTGTACATATGGACTCATTTAGTTtatgatttttatgtaaaaatcctgCCAACTTATCACAAGGTGCGGCTGTAAAGTCAGAATAAGAGTTGGACTAAGGTtggtcatttttctttcttttcaccaCTCAGCTTTCTCTCACACTGCTTCTCATGAGACTTAGAGATATGATAATGTGAGCCTAGCTTTCATATGACCATGATTATGACTGCAGTATGACCAAACTAGGCAACCAACTGAGTTTtttgagcgagagagagagagagagagagagagagagagagagagagagagagagagagagagaaatacactgTTTTATAATGTagttttaaaattcaaattagGGGCGCACTCCAAAATTAGGTGCTCACTTCCCCTGCGGTGAGACCCCTATCCACGCCTGGAATTGCCAAGGTGGCTTTTGCATTATGACAAGGCGCTTTCTGCCTAATATCAGTGAGGATCAGTCAAGAGTCTTAGCTCAGCAACTATGCATTTCCCAAGGGCGTGTGGTATATACGATTCAGAAAGCACGAGGGGTTCACAACAAGGTTACTACAtagagtaaaacacacacacatttatgctgTCACGCATATTCAATTTCACATGGACAACAACACATCATATTCTGCGCTTCTATCCAAGAATGCCATATACTGTTATAGAAGAAGTGTGGAGTTACACGCTCCAGTGGCGTAAAGCCCACCCCAGGCGTCGCACCATCACTGTTCCCCAGTAAAGTGTGATGGACTGCATAGCGTAAACACTGAGCATTAAACGTGACAGCAACAAAGGGCTAAATGTTTGGCAAATGCCATGAAAGCACACATCAGAACCCACATGAGCCATTTTGCTCTATACGGCTATATCATCAAAAGATGCTAGGCCCTTTACATGGCTGGCCGTACTTCCACAGGGTATagctcaccattgccagcaatgttaaaaagcccaTAACTCtggtttttgtcattttgtgtttcagcataataatacaggtgttgtcactgacatatctttctgtttttgttgtcagacgactgcgcaaGTAACTGTGATTGAGGatgacaaaatgctaacagtacaaaaattagcattagccttggttagccagttagcattttgtgaccctcgatcaaatcacttttttttatagttgcgcagtcgtctgacaacagaaacagaaagataggtctgtgacaacacctgtattgtgttatacattgtgttgaaacacaaaataagtgataacagacagagttatgggcgacagaaagttggctttttaacattgctggcaatggtgagaaccgagctataccctgcggaagtatggcagccatgtttgtgaaaaaggtctatatGGGTGTGTCTAAAACACTataaaaatgtctttgtttgCATTTGAGGAGATGACTTGTATGGAGAGATGTGAGAGAAATTGATGCAGCTCATTGAAGGCTCTGACCTCACGCTCAAGTTTGGGATGCACACCATGAATCAGAGGCCTCATCCGCTGGTAAAAAAGGATACGAGCTGCCTGAAGCCGAGGCCACATATTGAGGAGCACAAGGacgctgaggtgtgtgtgtgttcatgcatacacacaagctCGCTCATGTTGGCATTACTACACTTGTGAGGGCATTCCACTGACCTAACCTATAACCTCTAACATTAAAAGAAAATTCCAACCTACAGCACtataacactgttaaaaaaaacagctgttggtgatgtgCCTTgaattcctgggtccattttgttgtttgatggtgtatttttcttattcctgtggataagcGGCCAGACATAGATAAAGTGAAGTCACGTCGAgacatttccagtgcagctacaatgggcttctttctagagccgccattttgcaccaatgttcaacagtcatacagggagaaatccatcgacATTGACTATGTATGATTATTCTTCTcttcacctacatgtaaaaccaacagctggatgcaacacgttcaggcatgttctctgggggttgttgaaaggcattttgggaaatgtaggaatgcactaactgaagtagaactagacaaagcaggttgagggaaagtgtgttCACCAACAAAGTAAACCACAACACTTCCTcacaaaataattcctggaatgcattgaacatcacagactgatgatatgtagcagtgtaagagtatccaaggatGCGTTTTACCTTTGACATTACAACTACATGCCCGACTGTACTCTTAATCTAACCACAATATCCCTAGTGGCTTCAAGATGTCGCTGCGATTAATGTGGATTTACTTGGATCTTGAGTCCTAACGTGACCCATTCAGCAAAGCCTGACAACATGCTGTGCATCAAGAAGCAGCTGGTCAAAGACGGTTTTCTGTTCTGAGACATTCAGAGttgattttaacaacaaaatcaaacttttaagtgtttatttttcacatctatccatactgtatatacccAAGGAGGGAGCCATCTCATCAGAACCCATCTCTGACCTGCTGCTTCTTGACACACAGGAGGTGGTCAAGATTTCTTCTAAGGTTTTGAATGGGTCATGTTCAgactcaagatgcaagtaaatacaaataaactgcAGCAACATCTTGAGGCTGTTTGGGCTACTTTAACCCAATCCTTGAAATAGGCTTTTTCCCTTGAGAGgtcaaaatgtttaaaatggcACACCATGTTTCTTAAGTCATTTTGTAGCAAATGTACTATgtactactatatactatactattctatactatactattcGCAGAAGATTCTACTTGTATATTATAGGatataatgaggtaaatatttgacttttggacccacagtgcaatcgtttggcaaTAAAGCAcctggattatgctgcatgagctgtttggagaaatctgatggacattttctgctttttttggagctgtaaaaacgACCcaattaacttcaatagttGCCACTGACATGGGGTGagcagataatgactgaattttcattttggggtgaactattcctttctATGTGGAGTTGACATGTTCTCCAGACTCTAAATTACACATAGGTACCAATGTgagcgtgagtgtgtttgtctgtgtgtgtttgtctgtctgtttgtctgccgTGTGATGGACTGGAGACCTGTCCAGGGTATTTCcttgccttctgcccaatgcatgctgggagaaGCTGCGAGAGAAGATTTTGTAAAGCATGTTTTTATCCAATTCATGTCCCAAGGACATGTTGCCAATTCAATCTTTGTGCACTATTGTTCTAAACGAAACACAATCAAAGGTGTACTGTGTTTAAAGGCAATGCttcagcagaaagacatgagAAGTTGAAAAGTCCATGGCCCCGATTTGCCACCATTTTGATGGGGAGCACCAAAGAAACAAGGATTTGAATAAACTCATGCACAAATGGAGGCACGGCCAAAATCCTCACTGTGCACATCGATTAGTCCAACAACTCAAACATGCAGATCTCAATCCATGTAAAACCCATGTAACTTTACACAGTCTGAATTGGGCCCTTTGAGAATAAAATGTCCCACTACCactctttattttttaatatgtgAATTGTGATTTGGGGATTTCTTGGGAATTACTTTTTACAGTCGGTGTATGAAGGTGTGTGATAATGTCGATCCTCTGTACCCATCCAGAGTGGTGAGCGCTACATAACACTATCAAGGGGAATTCACTCTGCCTTGAGGGCGTTTGGTTGGTACACACTCTGCCCTGAGGGTGTGTGCAAATGAACATTCAGTCAAGGCAGGCAATGTTTACAAGTCAATACTCCCCCTAgaaggctgtgtgtgcatgtgcatttggAGGTGAGTGTACAGTAAGTGCCAAAGAGCTATGCGTAAGCATGTGATGGCTATAGGGACTGGAATGTGAATTGGGCATTTTGCTCAAACACCCCCGGAACTGTAcataaagcaatattccacttcgttttaacatgggggttatttgacACCTGACCACTATGAAAACCagaactactcaccaagatcaccccaatgttaaaactaagtggaatattgcttaaCAATGTGGTCTATGAGCCTTAAACACAGCACTATTATGTTGGTTGGCTGACGCAGAGAGTTTGCAAGAAGCAGAATCATCATCAGAATCATCTTCTAAAATGTATAAGCTTTAAAAATTCCACTTCAAGAaccaaaaaaaccccccaaaaaacaagaCAGTCCACATTTGTGTAATTGTAAACTCATAATGAACTGACTCCAGTTGTTTTTAACTTCAGTAGGTTTTCGCATAATTGTCCTATTCCCAcctattcctattcagggtcacagggaaggcagggagacaccctggacaggtctccagtacagatagacagacactcacatccCTACCTATGGGtcatttagagtctccagtccagcTGACTGTGGAaggaaacccaggagaacaTGGGGCGATCGCGCAAattccacacagaaaggaccggagctgggaatcaaaccaggGACCttcttgccttttttttctcattttgacaCTTAAAAAATtgatgtttttcaatgaaatttTCAACAGTTAGGTCAACATGGGTGTCAAAGCCATGCTCAGGAGGACTTCCTGGTGTTCCAAaccaagtattttttttctatttaagatgggggtgagtagataaagGTATATAAAGATGACAGTAGACGCTGATTGGGGACAATCACATTCAGATATTAGCTCTCAAATTGCCCCCTGCTCTTCCTCAAGAGGCCTTTTAACGCTTGCCAGGCCATTATTGGAAACAGATGTTTTTCCTTAATCGGCTGCCTAATTCAATGAAGATCAagccaacaaacaaaaaaatagactGATATCCCCGATTGAAGAATTTAAAAGGCCACTGACCCAAGGCCACTCTGGCAGCCGAGGCATCATAGTTGATCCAGAAGGAGACCCAGGACAGGATGGTGATCAGGGTGGAGGGCATGTAGGTTTGCAGAATGAAGTAACCGATGTTCCTCTTTAGCTTGAAGCTCAGCGACAACCGCGGATAGGAGCCTGTGAAAGGCAACACAAAGCACTGGACAGCTGAAGACGACTGGTCATGACTGAGCTCACttctacggaagaggattaggggcgacatgtgaaaaatgtatttgagttctgaggttaaagtcagaattctgagtttaaagtcagaagtCTGACATTCTGTGATTGAAATtagaattctgagtttattctcagaattctgactttaaactcaaatctcaaatatatttttcacatgtggccctaatcctcttccgtacactTCAGTCAATATACCAGTAGATTAACATTTCTGAGAATTGAAAAATGGATGTTTAACAGTCTATAATGATGAAGTAAGGCAAATTTGAAATTAACTTAAATTACTTAAAGGTATACCTTGGCATTTTCAATTTTAGTCTCTTTTTCTTAACCAGGAACTTGTCATATTaagttgaaaaatgttctgtATTGGCATttcagtgaaaaataaaaataaaaaatcacatcCAGGGCTACTAGCAGCAAGCTGGCCCAATTTAGAAACTTTCTCCTACATTGTGACAAGAGCCTGcgggaaaaaaatgactaaacttcaaaatgtcaaaaggaTATGCCAAATGACACTGTAAGACACCGCTACCTGTCGCAAACACAGCTTTCTTGGAGAGGGTTTGGTAGTCTATGATGGAGAACTGTGGTAGCTCGATGTTCTCCACCCCGGTGACCGAGCTTCCTCCCTGCCAGTAGAACTCGATGTCATCGGTGGTGTATCCGTCTGGGGAGAGCAGGGAAACACAACGCATATGGCCTCAAATGGTAGCAGAGACAAGGATCCATGCATTTTTCACAATATAAGAGTTTTGACTTTATAGtgaaaatgtttgtacatttttgcacaatttgttgggcttcaaaatgattttaaaatgaaattatttgaaatgttttgtctgaatgaatttttttctgtctgaatACAATGTTTTCTCTTACAAGTAATGAGaaaattttatatatttttatgaagctataaaattaaaataaatgaaaaatagggTGTGCAAAAGTAAGTATGCTCTTTAAGCTAAATTGTGTCGCTGACAATATTTGATCACCATGTCATATCTTATGCTGCTCAGTTTTATTACcattcaaaattgtacttattCTGCCTTTTTAGCCAACAAAAGCTGATAACAGGTTTCAATGGAATCTCAATGGATTTTAGGGTGTGGGATGGATTCAATGTCAGAAAACATGAGTGGAATGTGGAATGTGAGGTTCACTCATGGATGGCATTGGGGTCCGGGTCTTCatgtttcaaagaaaaaagaaaaaaaatatatagaatagAATTCAACCCACTTTTGTTGACTTATGATTGTCGGCTGAAATTCACTAACAAATCATGGCTCCGTCCTCAAAAGGGAACAAAAACTAGCATGACATTGGTAGTTGAAACCTTTTGAAAATAGGTCCAATactaaatataataaaatccCATGTCATGACTAATATCCTCCAAGTGTAAAAAGGGAAGAAATATTGGTAGATTCTTTCTCAGAAAATCATAATCTGGAGTAGGACAGTTTCTCTGTTGTCTGAGAGCATCTTCCATTTTCCCATTGGCTGAACTGGAACAGCAGTAAAGCATTCCCTTTACTGTTTTTTCTGGCTAGTCTCTGAGCTATGTCTACAGCCTGAACCAGTATGAAACAGGCCTTCGCTGCCCTTTCAGTAATTAGACCAACTTAATTGGACGGGGCTCGTCTTCCTCCCCTCAGTTCCCCATCTTATCTGAAGGGAGCTGCAGGATTTCAGGGAATTAGCTCCTTCTCATTACTGGATGGACTTCATCATGTTTTTGCCTTATTTTTTCTCATCCATTTAATGTACGTGTGAGAAGACCGCGCAGATATCAAATCAGCCAGCAAGCTGTGGAGAATGACTTGTGAATAGGAGGATACGCTTTGAATAGTGAGGTACACAATCATAATCGTGAGAGCTAGCAGTAATTTAGCTTTGGAAATGCTTTAAGATTAACTTCTTCCAAGGGGttgtgttaaaggataagttcgtcaattttggacctatatataatttgtctcttacatacctgtagtacttggacccacagagaatactgGCTCCAGAGTCAACTGttggttgaaacagcgagctttgttgcctcttgctgctaacaatgagtccaaagggggttgtcaaaatatctccaagtactacaggtatgtaagagacaaattatatataggacCAAAATtgccgaacttatcctttaagaggaAGACAAGACACCTTTTTCCCAATGTTCATAGAGTGTTGACTTGCAGAGAGCAGACATTGCACGTCACCATTCTTCAGATAGCCTATACTTTTGGTCAGTTGATCCTCAGGAAAAGACTACTGTAAATCCAGTGGGCACCAGGACAAAAACTCAAATTGCCTTGAAGCCTTCAATTTAAGGATTCCCTGCCCCCCATAATAATGGCTTTAATGTCCTAAACCGAGCAGGGACCAAACACACCTTGGATCTGCCTTGGGCCCTGGTAACCATGAAGAGGATAAGTAATAGCACACTGTGATGCAAAGAGTGACCTCGACACAACAAGTATTACA
The nucleotide sequence above comes from Centroberyx gerrardi isolate f3 chromosome 17, fCenGer3.hap1.cur.20231027, whole genome shotgun sequence. Encoded proteins:
- the gabrb1 gene encoding gamma-aminobutyric acid receptor subunit beta-1 isoform X1, with the protein product MWTTLDRGRWEVCCLSLVVAMVCGAQSANEPSNMSYVKATVDKLLKGYDIRLRPDFGGAPVDVGMSIDIASIDMVSEVNMDYTITMYFQQSWRDKRLSYTGIPLNLTLDNRVADQLWVPDTYFINDKKSFVHGVTVKNRMIRLHPDGTVLYGLRITTTAACMMDLRRYPLDEQNCTLEIESYGYTTDDIEFYWQGGSSVTGVENIELPQFSIIDYQTLSKKAVFATGSYPRLSLSFKLKRNIGYFILQTYMPSTLITILSWVSFWINYDASAARVALGITTVLTMTTINTHLRETLPKIPYVKAIDIYLMGCFVFVFLALLEYAFVNYIFFGRGPHLQKKVAEKAAKSNNENKSRLESNKVQVDAHGNILLTNLTNEMSGADMMGALNDPRATMFSYDSASIQYRKPMTSRDLYGRPAIDRPMGHKKGRLRRRASQLKVKIPDLTDVNAIDKWSRVIFPITFTFFNLVYWLYYVH
- the gabrb1 gene encoding gamma-aminobutyric acid receptor subunit beta-1 isoform X2, giving the protein MVCGAQSANEPSNMSYVKATVDKLLKGYDIRLRPDFGGAPVDVGMSIDIASIDMVSEVNMDYTITMYFQQSWRDKRLSYTGIPLNLTLDNRVADQLWVPDTYFINDKKSFVHGVTVKNRMIRLHPDGTVLYGLRITTTAACMMDLRRYPLDEQNCTLEIESYGYTTDDIEFYWQGGSSVTGVENIELPQFSIIDYQTLSKKAVFATGSYPRLSLSFKLKRNIGYFILQTYMPSTLITILSWVSFWINYDASAARVALGITTVLTMTTINTHLRETLPKIPYVKAIDIYLMGCFVFVFLALLEYAFVNYIFFGRGPHLQKKVAEKAAKSNNENKSRLESNKVDAHGNILLTNLTNEMSGADMMGALNDPRATMFSYDSASIQYRKPMTSRDLYGRPAIDRPMGHKKGRLRRRASQLKVKIPDLTDVNAIDKWSRVIFPITFTFFNLVYWLYYVH